The region TTAAAGTAGCAGAGGATGTAAAAAAACAAATTGAACTGGTTAAGAAGGATTTGCCGCCTGGATTTGAAATAGGAGTCAATTCTGACTCTACTCGGTTTATCAAAGAGTCTATTGAAGAATTAGAGTTTACTCTTATATTATCCGCAATACTTACAAGTTTAGTTACCTGGTTTTTTCTGGGAAGTCTTTCTTCTACTATCAACATTTTACTTGCCATTCCTACTTCTATTATGGGAAGTTTTATCATTCTAAATGCATTTGGTTTTACGTTAAATACTTTTACACTCTTAGGTTTGTCTTTAGCCATTGGGATTGTAGTTGATGATGCGATTATGGTTTTAGAAAACATTGTCCGTCATAGAGAAATGGGCAAAAGCCTATTAACCGCAGCAATTGATGGAGCTAGAGAAATTACATTTGCTGCAATAGCGGCAACTCTTGCGATAGTCGCGATATTTCTTCCCGTAGCCTTTATGTCAGGCATTATAGGAAAATACTTTTACCAATTTGCAATCACAATTACAGCGGCAGTATTATTATCTCTACTCGAAGCGCTTACTCTAACTCCAATGCGATGCTCTCAATTTTTACAGACTAGAAGTGAAAACCGGTTTATGAAAATGGTAGATGCAGGAATGTCTAAGATGGAAGTATGGTATGAAGCCATTTTAAAATTCTGTCTATCTCACAAGCTAATTGTATTGTCTATATCAGCTATCATCTTTGGTGCATCCATATTTATTATTAAACCAATTAAAAAAGAATTCGTTCCATCACAAGATCAGAGTCAACTCCTCATTCGCCTCCAAACACCAGTGGGTTCTTCCTTTTCTTACACCGATACAATGGCGGCTAAGTGCGAAGAATACCTATTAGCCAATAAAGATATTTTAAGAGTCTATGCAAATATTGGAGGAGGCGGTTCTAATTCAGTGATGTTTTTTATTACTTTAAAAAGTCCACAGGAAAGAACTCTAAATCCAGAGACTAAGAGACGTTACACGCAAAATGAAATTTCTGTTCTTTTTAGAAAAGAACTAGGTAAAATCTCTAAAGAATTGAAAATCGTAGTCCAAGATTTATCTATGCGTGGCTTCTCTAGCTCGCGAGGTTTTCCTGTTGAGTTTTACATCCAGGGAAAGAGTTGGGAGAAGTTAGCCGAAAGCTCGGATGAAATTATCAAGCAAATGAAAGAAAGTGGGAAGTTTGTGGATGTGGACACAAACTACCAGGTCGGACAACCAGAATTGCATATCGTTCCCAATAGAGAAGCAGCGATGCGTTATGGTGTAAGTGTCTCTAGCATTGGAACAGTCATTGGTGCCATGATTGGAGGAGTCAAATCAGGACAATTCACAGAAGGGGGACATCGCTACTACGTTAACTTACGAGTAGCCGCAAGAGAAAGAGAAAAAATTGAAGATATAAAAGACCTTTATGTCCGAAACAACAAAGGCGAACTGGTAAGAGTATCCGATGTTGTAAAAATCGAAGAAACAAAATCTCTCCAGAGTATAACAAGGATGAGCCGCGAAAGAGCCATTACAATATTCGCAAACCCTGCACCCGGAGCAAGTCAGGAAATCGCATTAAAGAAAGCAGAAGAAATTGCGCGTAAAGTTTTACCGGAAGGATACTCGGTTGGATTTAGTGGCTCTGCCAAGACAATGGGAGACTCGTTTAATAGTCTTGGCTATGCACTACTACTTGGTATCGTTATCGCCTACATGATATTAGCCAGTCAATTCAATAGTTATATTCATCCAATAACAGTCTTACTTGCACTCCCGTTTAGCTTTACGGGTGCAGTATTCTCCTTGTGGATAACAGGTAATTCCCTCAATGTATATAGCTTCATCGCGTTAATACTTCTCATGGGGCTTGTGAAGAAAAACTCAATTATCCTCGTAGACTTCACAAACCAACTGCGTGATAGCGGACTTGCCGTAAAAGATGCACTTCTAAAAGCAGGACCTGTGCGGCTAAGACCAATTCTAATGACTTCAATTTCTACAATTGCAGCAGCTATTCCTCCTGCTCTATCAATCGGTCCGGGCGGGGAGACGAGAGTTCCTATGGCAATTGCAATTATTGGCGGGATTGTAGTTTCTACTTTACTTACACTTGTAGTCGTGCCTTGCGCCTACATGGTATTTGCCAGAGGGGAACATTTGAAGACTGCCACAGAGACACAGAGGCGCGGAGAGTAAGAGGAAGTATTTATTAAAACCAAGTTAAAGGAATATTGCGTTACTCCAGTCACCTCGAATTGCTTTATCATGAGAGGTCTATTGACCTCATTACGATTGTTTTAAGAAAGATAGACCTCTCACATCGCTTGGCGGTTGTGTGAGCGAAGCGAAAGGGTGGAAGCAGTTCGAGGTGACCGGCAGACAACACACGAGTCTTGAAAAAAATACTCAAAGACAATACTTTTCCAACTCAGCGGTTAATTCTTGTAAGTCGCTTGAACTGAGAAGTCTTTGGACATCATAAGGAATATTATCCAGAAATTCTCTTGCAGTCATTCTAGAACGATTGGGATTATGCGCTCCTCCGTCCCAATCATAAGCACATTCCACCCAACCATTTACAAGAATCTCAACTTCGATTTTTTCGTATTCTCCCATTCCAACATAGCGTTTCATTTATTTGAGCGCGTCTTCTAAAGATTCGTGAATTACAAATTTATTGTAGATACCGGATAA is a window of Leptospiraceae bacterium DNA encoding:
- a CDS encoding efflux RND transporter permease subunit, which codes for MTLSDISIKNPVFAWMLMFGLILFGFISFRKMGLSQMPDVDFPVVNISVNLNGAAPEIMETNVVDIIEESVMSVEGIVSLTSTSKYGSANITVEFDLNQDVDAALQDIQTKVIQAQKLLPKELDPPVVTKYNPEEQPIMWVGVSYTGNKRDLMVYIKDHLKNKFSTVPGVGQIMLGGYTDRNLRLWVDGKKLSQRELTIDDILSTIQKEHVEVPAGLLETKTQQMNIRSMGEAPSVTMFGNLPISFRGGTPIFDSNIRIKDIALLEDGLDDVMRVSRFNGKQAVGMGIIKQRGVNAVKVAEDVKKQIELVKKDLPPGFEIGVNSDSTRFIKESIEELEFTLILSAILTSLVTWFFLGSLSSTINILLAIPTSIMGSFIILNAFGFTLNTFTLLGLSLAIGIVVDDAIMVLENIVRHREMGKSLLTAAIDGAREITFAAIAATLAIVAIFLPVAFMSGIIGKYFYQFAITITAAVLLSLLEALTLTPMRCSQFLQTRSENRFMKMVDAGMSKMEVWYEAILKFCLSHKLIVLSISAIIFGASIFIIKPIKKEFVPSQDQSQLLIRLQTPVGSSFSYTDTMAAKCEEYLLANKDILRVYANIGGGGSNSVMFFITLKSPQERTLNPETKRRYTQNEISVLFRKELGKISKELKIVVQDLSMRGFSSSRGFPVEFYIQGKSWEKLAESSDEIIKQMKESGKFVDVDTNYQVGQPELHIVPNREAAMRYGVSVSSIGTVIGAMIGGVKSGQFTEGGHRYYVNLRVAAREREKIEDIKDLYVRNNKGELVRVSDVVKIEETKSLQSITRMSRERAITIFANPAPGASQEIALKKAEEIARKVLPEGYSVGFSGSAKTMGDSFNSLGYALLLGIVIAYMILASQFNSYIHPITVLLALPFSFTGAVFSLWITGNSLNVYSFIALILLMGLVKKNSIILVDFTNQLRDSGLAVKDALLKAGPVRLRPILMTSISTIAAAIPPALSIGPGGETRVPMAIAIIGGIVVSTLLTLVVVPCAYMVFARGEHLKTATETQRRGE